A genome region from Dendrosporobacter quercicolus includes the following:
- a CDS encoding universal stress protein has translation MIIIKPYQTILVPVDGSENSQSALAHAIYLAKQCNAALHLLHVVNLAAALSLSGYDQGHYSLLKEVQSALTETGNKVLNEAAAKIPAPVKHSISLEMGAPGQIIIDCADKCKAHLIVMGSRGLGPVKGLFMGSVSNHVMGQSPIPVLIVK, from the coding sequence ATGATTATTATCAAACCTTATCAAACCATTCTTGTCCCTGTAGACGGTTCGGAGAATTCCCAAAGCGCTTTAGCTCACGCTATTTATCTGGCCAAACAATGCAATGCGGCGCTGCACCTATTGCATGTTGTTAATTTGGCTGCCGCTCTGTCATTATCCGGTTATGACCAGGGGCACTATTCACTTCTTAAGGAAGTACAGAGTGCTCTTACGGAAACAGGAAATAAGGTGCTGAACGAAGCGGCGGCAAAAATACCGGCCCCCGTTAAACACAGCATCTCCCTGGAAATGGGGGCGCCCGGGCAAATCATTATTGATTGCGCCGACAAGTGCAAAGCCCATTTGATTGTTATGGGAAGCCGCGGCCTCGGCCCGGTAAAGGGATTATTTATGGGCAGTGTCAGCAATCACGTGATGGGACAAT
- a CDS encoding type II toxin-antitoxin system RatA family toxin, which yields MPFVEVTMPVLCDRREIYPILKRMDKYPEFMEDLVSVAVLERKDNTTVTSWVSNVDGRTIKWTELDTFDDDKLFITYRQLDGDLKKMEGAWELTEIAGGTEVKLTVDFEFGIPMIAGLLNPILKKKVRDNSMNMLRAIKQKIENG from the coding sequence ATGCCTTTTGTTGAAGTAACTATGCCGGTGCTATGCGATCGACGGGAGATCTATCCAATCTTGAAGCGAATGGATAAGTATCCCGAGTTTATGGAAGATCTGGTCAGTGTTGCGGTATTGGAACGAAAAGATAACACCACGGTTACCAGCTGGGTGTCAAATGTGGATGGCCGTACGATAAAATGGACCGAACTGGATACTTTTGATGATGACAAACTGTTCATCACTTACCGGCAGCTGGACGGGGACCTGAAGAAGATGGAGGGAGCGTGGGAATTGACTGAAATCGCCGGCGGTACAGAGGTAAAACTAACGGTAGACTTTGAATTCGGTATTCCAATGATTGCCGGTTTGCTCAATCCGATTTTAAAGAAAAAAGTACGTGACAACAGTATGAATATGCTCAGGGCAATCAAACAAAAAATAGAGAACGGCTGA
- a CDS encoding aminotransferase class III-fold pyridoxal phosphate-dependent enzyme produces MNKELLVNETIEKYEQYVNPAMAKLFRFMGLATIEWEAEGSILRDISGKEYIDCLGGYGVFSLGHRHPQVVAAVKKQLDFMPLSSKVLFNKQMADLAELLAQITPGDLQYSFIANSGTEAVEGAIKLAKVHTGREKIISTLNAFHGKTLGALSATGRDVFCDPFKPLLTNFSHVAFGRIEAIEQVLDEKTAAVILEPIQGEGGIVVPTDEYLPQVRKLCDQFGALLICDEVQTGLGRTGKMFAVDYCGVVPDIITTAKALGGGVMPVGAFTARPKLWDKYITSPFLHTSTFGGNPLACAAAIAAINVLLTDRLPEKAAQSGVYFIGELQKLQQAFPAVIQEVRGRGLMIGIEMTKEGIGGFLMSELINCGVLAAYTLNNPKVIRIEPPLIISRELIDKVIAVLAEAMEKANDMIEDF; encoded by the coding sequence ATGAATAAAGAATTGCTTGTAAACGAAACAATTGAAAAGTATGAACAGTATGTTAACCCGGCAATGGCCAAGCTGTTTAGGTTTATGGGGCTTGCGACCATTGAATGGGAAGCGGAAGGAAGTATATTAAGAGATATCAGCGGCAAGGAATATATTGACTGTCTGGGCGGATACGGCGTTTTCAGTCTTGGTCACCGCCATCCCCAAGTGGTGGCCGCCGTTAAAAAGCAGCTTGATTTCATGCCGTTATCAAGCAAGGTGCTGTTCAATAAGCAGATGGCTGATCTTGCGGAACTGCTGGCCCAAATAACGCCCGGCGATTTGCAATACAGCTTTATCGCCAATAGCGGCACTGAAGCGGTCGAAGGGGCAATTAAGCTGGCCAAAGTGCATACCGGCAGAGAAAAAATCATTTCAACGCTTAATGCTTTTCATGGTAAAACGCTGGGGGCGTTGAGCGCCACCGGCCGGGACGTCTTTTGCGATCCTTTTAAACCGTTGCTTACCAACTTTAGTCATGTCGCTTTTGGCCGTATCGAGGCTATTGAGCAAGTGCTTGATGAGAAAACGGCGGCTGTAATTTTGGAACCCATTCAGGGGGAAGGCGGCATTGTTGTGCCGACTGATGAATATCTGCCCCAGGTACGGAAATTATGTGATCAGTTTGGCGCGTTGCTCATTTGCGATGAGGTGCAGACCGGTCTGGGACGGACCGGGAAGATGTTTGCTGTAGATTATTGCGGTGTGGTGCCGGATATTATTACTACCGCCAAAGCATTGGGCGGTGGTGTTATGCCGGTGGGCGCCTTTACTGCGAGGCCTAAGCTTTGGGATAAATATATCACAAGCCCGTTTTTGCATACGTCCACTTTCGGCGGCAATCCTCTGGCCTGTGCGGCCGCGATAGCCGCAATCAATGTTTTGCTGACAGATCGTTTACCGGAGAAAGCAGCGCAAAGCGGCGTTTATTTTATCGGTGAACTGCAGAAACTGCAACAGGCTTTTCCGGCGGTTATTCAAGAAGTTCGCGGCCGGGGCCTGATGATTGGCATTGAAATGACCAAAGAAGGGATTGGCGGTTTTTTAATGTCCGAATTAATTAATTGCGGTGTGCTGGCTGCCTATACCCTAAACAACCCAAAAGTGATCCGGATTGAACCGCCACTGATCATCAGCAGGGAGCTGATTGACAAGGTAATCGCTGTTTTGGCGGAAGCGATGGAGAAAGCCAATGATATGATTGAGGATTTCTAA
- the bioC gene encoding malonyl-ACP O-methyltransferase BioC: MICKKQVARRFGKMSSSYDKYARVQKYMALILANKVQRSGAYERILEIGCGTGYFTRLLAETFPKAHILASDISPGMLDATKKNLASYPHIRYTLEDGESLKTQESFDLIVSNAAFQWFNQTPRAFNGFYDRLTPGGALIYTTFGKQTFQELHASFQAAQEQLGIASYAKHGQSLLTIPSLQNIMKLAGFTQAVHSEEKYREYFPTVKDFLISVKKIGANNASQHNGSTTSRQLMFAMIRHYEDTFREHGQIYATYHTICGIGRK; encoded by the coding sequence ATGATCTGCAAAAAACAAGTCGCCCGCCGATTTGGAAAAATGTCCTCCTCCTATGATAAATATGCCAGAGTACAAAAATATATGGCTCTCATTCTCGCCAATAAGGTACAGCGTTCCGGCGCGTACGAACGAATTCTCGAAATCGGCTGCGGTACCGGTTATTTTACCCGGCTCTTAGCCGAAACCTTCCCAAAGGCTCATATCCTGGCCAGCGACATTTCTCCCGGCATGCTGGACGCTACCAAAAAAAATCTGGCTTCCTATCCTCATATCCGTTACACGCTAGAGGACGGAGAATCCCTAAAAACGCAAGAATCCTTCGATTTGATCGTATCAAATGCCGCTTTTCAATGGTTCAATCAAACACCCAGAGCATTTAACGGCTTCTATGACCGATTGACGCCCGGCGGGGCGCTTATCTATACAACCTTCGGGAAACAAACCTTCCAGGAATTGCACGCATCTTTCCAGGCCGCACAGGAACAGCTTGGAATTGCTTCTTACGCCAAACATGGCCAATCATTGCTAACCATCCCCAGTCTGCAGAATATCATGAAGCTAGCAGGCTTTACCCAAGCCGTACATTCGGAAGAAAAATACCGGGAATATTTCCCCACTGTAAAAGACTTTCTCATCTCTGTAAAAAAAATCGGCGCAAATAACGCTTCCCAGCACAATGGCTCCACAACCTCTCGTCAACTCATGTTTGCAATGATACGACATTATGAAGACACCTTCCGCGAACACGGACAAATATACGCCACATATCACACAATCTGCGGAATCGGCCGCAAATAG
- a CDS encoding M42 family metallopeptidase, whose product MMDKTLQWLKEITEAPGISGFEQKIKELLIAKIGDQAELSYDKIGSVIFKKSGSSAGPRIMLASHMDEIGFMVKTITKDGFLKFLTIGGWWEQVMLGQRVTVMTAKGAIPGVVGSKPPHILSPDERKKVVQKKDMYIDIGAADEKEAKDSFGVRPGDAIIPCSEFTVMANEKLLMAKAWDNRIGCAIVADVLEAAGAELHPNTIYGVGTVQEEVGLRGAATSAGAIDPDIAFAVDTCVAGDTPGVTEDLAPAKLGKGVAITIYDASMIPHIKLRDYVITIAEQNNIPYQLAFTEGGGTDAGRIHVHSRGVPSLVLSIPTRYIHSHNSIIHRDDYAAAVKLLAAIVKNLDSKQYEELLR is encoded by the coding sequence ATGATGGATAAAACGTTGCAATGGCTGAAAGAAATAACCGAAGCACCTGGCATTTCCGGTTTCGAGCAAAAAATTAAAGAACTGTTAATTGCCAAAATTGGCGATCAGGCAGAATTATCCTATGACAAAATTGGCAGTGTGATATTTAAAAAGAGCGGCAGTTCGGCCGGTCCCAGAATCATGCTGGCAAGCCATATGGATGAGATCGGCTTTATGGTAAAAACAATTACCAAGGATGGATTTCTGAAGTTTTTAACCATTGGCGGCTGGTGGGAGCAGGTGATGCTGGGGCAGAGAGTAACTGTCATGACGGCTAAAGGCGCCATTCCCGGCGTTGTCGGCAGTAAGCCGCCGCATATCTTATCGCCGGACGAGCGCAAAAAGGTTGTGCAAAAGAAAGATATGTATATTGATATTGGGGCGGCTGATGAAAAAGAAGCCAAAGACAGCTTTGGCGTCCGCCCCGGCGACGCCATTATACCCTGCAGCGAATTTACCGTAATGGCCAATGAAAAGCTATTGATGGCTAAAGCCTGGGATAACCGGATTGGCTGCGCGATCGTGGCTGACGTCCTGGAGGCCGCTGGCGCCGAACTGCATCCCAATACCATCTATGGTGTAGGAACGGTTCAGGAGGAAGTTGGCCTGCGCGGCGCCGCAACCAGCGCCGGCGCAATCGACCCTGATATTGCGTTTGCCGTAGATACGTGTGTTGCCGGCGATACGCCGGGAGTGACCGAGGATCTGGCTCCGGCCAAGCTTGGCAAGGGTGTTGCCATTACGATTTATGATGCCAGCATGATTCCGCATATCAAGCTTCGTGATTATGTTATTACGATTGCCGAACAAAATAATATTCCTTATCAGCTGGCCTTTACCGAAGGCGGCGGCACTGACGCCGGCCGTATTCATGTCCACTCCCGGGGAGTGCCAAGTCTGGTTTTGAGTATTCCCACCCGTTATATTCACAGCCATAACAGTATTATTCACCGTGATGATTATGCTGCCGCCGTAAAACTGTTGGCGGCCATTGTGAAGAATCTAGACAGCAAACAGTACGAGGAGTTGTTGCGGTAA
- a CDS encoding gamma carbonic anhydrase family protein: MNDNRIVYQGVKPSIADDAFIAPGAFVIGRVNIGQGASIWFNTVLRGDVDAIHVGRYTNIQDNSTVHVICGLAAVIGDYVTVGHGAIIHGCTVGNHCLIGMGAVILNAAEIGDNCIIAAGSLIPERKKIPANSLVMGSPGKVVRQLTEEDIKGIRASALSYHALAQSYLHVQG; encoded by the coding sequence ATGAACGACAACAGGATTGTCTATCAAGGCGTTAAGCCCAGCATCGCCGACGATGCATTTATTGCGCCCGGCGCTTTTGTCATCGGCCGGGTGAATATCGGGCAAGGCGCAAGTATCTGGTTTAACACAGTGCTTAGAGGTGATGTGGATGCTATTCATGTCGGCAGATATACCAATATTCAGGATAACTCTACGGTACATGTCATCTGTGGCTTAGCAGCCGTTATCGGGGATTATGTGACTGTGGGGCATGGCGCAATTATTCACGGCTGCACGGTCGGCAATCATTGCCTGATCGGCATGGGGGCAGTCATTCTCAATGCTGCGGAGATTGGCGACAACTGTATCATTGCCGCCGGTTCATTAATACCGGAGCGCAAAAAGATTCCGGCCAATTCATTGGTTATGGGTTCGCCGGGGAAAGTTGTCCGGCAGCTTACCGAAGAAGATATTAAGGGAATCAGGGCGTCGGCGTTAAGTTATCATGCCCTGGCGCAAAGTTATCTGCACGTGCAGGGTTAG
- a CDS encoding AAA family ATPase gives MTTQCAVFKGTSDYISTQDLQNIVNIAVTLGRPLLIKGEPGTGKTMLAKSVADGLGLKLLIWNIKSTTKAQEGLYVYDTVQRLYDSQFGDRDVSDIKQYIKLGKLGEAFTSEEQVVLLIDEIDKADIEFPNDLLWELDIMDFYIPETQETIKAKHRPIVIITSNAEKELPDAFLRRCIFHYIAFPDKEMMKKIIAVHHPDLEESLLEQALQAFYQLRLIKDIQKKPSTSELIDWVQALALGGISPDAICQCLPFMGTLIKKEQDIDSAIKQLPFKGNPDL, from the coding sequence ATGACGACGCAATGTGCAGTTTTTAAGGGAACATCAGACTATATCAGTACGCAGGATTTACAAAACATAGTAAATATAGCCGTTACTTTGGGACGGCCGCTATTGATTAAAGGTGAACCAGGCACCGGAAAAACCATGTTGGCCAAAAGCGTTGCTGACGGCCTTGGCCTGAAGCTGCTCATCTGGAATATTAAATCCACCACCAAAGCCCAGGAAGGCCTTTATGTATATGACACCGTACAAAGGCTTTATGACAGCCAGTTTGGCGACCGGGACGTATCGGATATCAAACAATATATTAAGCTTGGCAAGCTGGGCGAGGCTTTTACTTCAGAAGAACAGGTAGTGTTATTAATTGATGAAATAGATAAAGCGGATATTGAATTTCCCAATGATCTGCTCTGGGAACTGGATATTATGGATTTTTACATTCCCGAAACACAAGAAACAATTAAGGCTAAGCACCGGCCAATTGTCATTATTACCAGCAATGCGGAAAAAGAATTGCCGGATGCATTTCTGAGACGCTGCATTTTCCATTATATTGCGTTCCCTGATAAAGAAATGATGAAAAAAATTATTGCGGTGCATCATCCTGATTTGGAAGAGAGCTTATTGGAGCAAGCCCTGCAAGCGTTTTACCAACTGCGTTTGATTAAAGACATCCAAAAGAAACCAAGCACAAGCGAACTTATTGACTGGGTACAAGCGCTTGCTTTGGGCGGAATAAGCCCGGACGCAATCTGCCAGTGCCTGCCCTTCATGGGTACACTGATTAAAAAAGAGCAGGATATTGACAGCGCAATTAAACAACTGCCATTCAAGGGCAACCCGGACCTTTAA
- the ndk gene encoding nucleoside-diphosphate kinase encodes MEKTLILIKPDGVARSLTGKIIHRFEQRGLNVVALKLLTVSKAQAAAHYDEHKNQPFFENLVGFITSGPLVAMVIKGENAVKVSRAMIGSANPAEAQPGTIRGDFATALQYNVIHGSDSAASAEREIANLFKPHELFE; translated from the coding sequence ATGGAAAAGACGCTGATTTTAATTAAACCTGATGGTGTAGCGCGTTCTCTGACCGGGAAAATCATTCACCGTTTTGAGCAGCGCGGCCTTAACGTTGTGGCTTTAAAGCTGCTGACGGTATCTAAAGCGCAGGCGGCCGCTCATTATGATGAGCATAAAAATCAGCCTTTCTTCGAGAATCTGGTCGGGTTCATTACCTCCGGGCCGTTAGTGGCTATGGTAATCAAAGGCGAAAATGCCGTTAAAGTCAGCCGGGCAATGATTGGATCTGCCAATCCGGCAGAGGCGCAGCCGGGCACCATCCGGGGCGATTTTGCAACTGCCCTGCAATATAACGTAATTCATGGCTCGGATAGTGCAGCCAGCGCTGAGCGCGAAATAGCCAATTTGTTTAAACCACATGAATTGTTTGAGTGA
- a CDS encoding vWA domain-containing protein — MFVNFYFQLKSEGIPVSLNEWMMLMEALAKGLAFSSLTGFYYLARAILVKNERHFDRYDVAFAKHFEGIEASPDLIEQALRWLENAQEAKIIPFDQRTPMLDWSLEELRQQLAERLKEQNEEHYGGTKWISSGAGSPFGHSGYHPAGVRIGGSSNNQSAVQVAAARQYRDLRDDKITSVRQFEVALRKLRQLSSRMEGPKDELDIDETINDTCKHAGMLRLVWERPRRNKMKLIILMDSGGSMDPYRQICSRLFTAANRTTHFKDMRFYYFHNCVYDRIYTNFDLKDWITLDELFKILNADYRLLIVGDASMARSELTRIGGSVDWALSNEHTGLYWLKRLAGHFPYAVWLNPLPVNVWPFHSTVPMVKEVFPMYHLSPEGLEQAVQKLKTKN, encoded by the coding sequence TTGTTTGTCAACTTTTATTTCCAGCTCAAGAGTGAAGGGATTCCGGTTTCTTTAAACGAGTGGATGATGCTGATGGAAGCGCTGGCAAAAGGCCTTGCTTTTTCCAGCCTAACTGGCTTTTATTACTTGGCGCGCGCGATACTGGTCAAGAATGAAAGGCACTTCGACCGTTATGATGTGGCATTTGCCAAGCATTTTGAAGGGATAGAAGCTTCGCCGGATCTTATCGAGCAGGCGTTGCGCTGGCTGGAAAACGCTCAGGAAGCTAAAATTATTCCTTTTGATCAACGAACGCCGATGCTTGACTGGAGCCTGGAGGAATTAAGGCAGCAATTGGCGGAACGGCTGAAGGAGCAAAACGAGGAGCACTACGGCGGTACAAAATGGATTAGCTCTGGCGCCGGATCTCCTTTTGGCCATTCCGGCTATCACCCGGCAGGCGTACGCATTGGCGGCTCATCCAATAATCAGTCTGCCGTTCAGGTCGCCGCCGCCAGGCAATACCGTGATCTTCGTGACGATAAAATCACCAGTGTCCGGCAATTTGAGGTGGCGCTCAGGAAGCTGCGGCAGCTGAGCAGCAGAATGGAAGGACCCAAAGATGAGCTGGATATTGACGAAACAATTAACGATACCTGTAAGCATGCCGGTATGCTGCGTTTAGTCTGGGAGCGTCCCCGCCGTAACAAGATGAAGCTAATTATCCTTATGGATTCAGGCGGTTCCATGGATCCCTACCGGCAAATATGCAGCCGTCTGTTTACAGCAGCTAATCGTACCACGCATTTCAAAGACATGCGTTTTTACTACTTTCACAACTGTGTTTATGACCGAATCTACACCAACTTCGATTTGAAGGACTGGATTACCCTGGATGAACTGTTCAAAATTTTGAACGCGGATTACCGGCTGCTGATTGTAGGCGACGCCAGTATGGCGCGGAGTGAATTAACAAGAATCGGCGGCTCTGTTGACTGGGCATTGAGCAATGAACATACCGGCCTTTACTGGTTGAAACGTTTGGCCGGACACTTTCCTTATGCCGTGTGGCTCAATCCGCTGCCGGTTAATGTATGGCCATTCCATTCAACGGTTCCGATGGTGAAGGAAGTTTTCCCCATGTATCATCTATCACCTGAAGGTCTGGAACAAGCAGTACAAAAGTTAAAAACGAAAAACTAA
- a CDS encoding CBO0543 family protein: MTLTFLDGSKEMYISIISVVFSLIGSFFILRLDWRRYGLLYLIAGVLGNVLCYIFVEVGFYSFPYIFMPVIKTPVTAVLTAFSFYVLVGVRYSPVSWTYKIAFYGVIVNLGALMETIFKNTTRLIQYGYEWDFWDSYTSWWAFFILMEWIGGKIIPPHLRAPIKIEAFRFDNWFWFVIHIVGMFTIFLAGLYLGLSITAE, encoded by the coding sequence ATGACATTGACCTTTCTTGATGGCAGTAAAGAGATGTATATATCCATAATAAGCGTAGTTTTTTCATTGATTGGCAGTTTCTTCATTTTACGGCTGGACTGGCGGCGATATGGTTTATTATATCTAATTGCCGGAGTACTCGGTAATGTACTTTGTTATATTTTTGTAGAAGTTGGCTTCTATTCATTTCCTTACATCTTTATGCCTGTAATAAAAACACCAGTAACTGCTGTTTTAACTGCTTTCTCTTTTTACGTTTTGGTCGGCGTTCGATACAGCCCGGTAAGCTGGACTTATAAAATAGCATTTTACGGCGTTATCGTTAATCTTGGTGCGCTAATGGAGACCATATTTAAAAATACTACCAGGCTGATACAATACGGTTATGAGTGGGATTTCTGGGACTCTTATACATCGTGGTGGGCCTTCTTTATCTTAATGGAATGGATTGGGGGCAAGATCATACCGCCGCATTTACGGGCGCCGATAAAAATAGAGGCCTTCCGGTTTGACAACTGGTTCTGGTTTGTTATTCATATTGTCGGGATGTTTACAATATTTCTGGCCGGATTATATTTGGGACTATCGATAACCGCAGAGTAA
- a CDS encoding alpha/beta fold hydrolase, which translates to MPHPLFFIHGWASTGAIWPDSLRQKHSQCYDAPNFPDFNCLSAAFLTFTEYHKQPITVIGWSLGGLLALQLAAAYPNRIYKIILVSSTARFTNEPGYTAGLSPAIVKRLAKQLNQDPRATQRNFYTLMFSSSEQDRIIPFLQNIAPRMASLHPHSLSKGLNFLLEADYRSILPKLQTPCAIIHGTADTICPVDAAHIWRKISLTPAYTCSPVQGIFRFILSLIPFLLCSRSVISNDLQKTSRPPIWKNVLLL; encoded by the coding sequence ATGCCACATCCGCTTTTTTTTATACACGGCTGGGCTTCAACGGGAGCAATCTGGCCCGACAGCCTGCGGCAGAAACATAGCCAGTGCTATGATGCCCCAAATTTCCCCGATTTCAATTGCCTCTCTGCTGCTTTTCTCACTTTCACGGAATACCATAAGCAGCCAATAACGGTGATTGGCTGGTCTTTGGGCGGGCTGTTGGCATTGCAATTGGCAGCGGCCTATCCCAACCGAATATACAAGATCATCCTGGTAAGTTCTACCGCGCGTTTTACCAATGAGCCGGGCTATACCGCAGGATTATCTCCCGCCATCGTAAAACGCCTTGCTAAACAGTTGAATCAAGATCCACGGGCAACACAACGGAATTTCTATACACTTATGTTTTCTTCATCAGAACAGGATCGGATCATTCCGTTCTTACAGAATATTGCACCACGGATGGCCTCACTCCATCCTCATAGCCTGTCTAAAGGGCTTAATTTTTTGCTGGAAGCAGATTATCGCAGCATCCTGCCAAAACTACAGACACCTTGTGCTATCATCCATGGAACAGCTGACACTATCTGTCCTGTGGATGCAGCGCATATCTGGCGGAAAATCTCCCTAACGCCGGCTTATACCTGCTCCCCGGTGCAGGGCATATTCCGTTTTATACTCAGCCTGATACCTTTTCTACTTTGCTCAAGGAGTGTGATAAGCAATGATCTGCAAAAAACAAGTCGCCCGCCGATTTGGAAAAATGTCCTCCTCCTATGA
- a CDS encoding cob(I)yrinic acid a,c-diamide adenosyltransferase, translating into MGVYTKTGDKGTTGLFTGERVDKDSARVEAYGNVDEINSALGLARVWCEKAEVREELLVLQKLLMLIMAELASLSDSAAYITAEHVQKLEAVIDKFEQQLPPLKNFLIPGGTKGGAFLDLARTTTRRAERQVWRLVKQEPVSEHLIIALNRLSDLCFVLMRFEEQELN; encoded by the coding sequence ATGGGGGTATATACCAAGACCGGCGATAAAGGAACAACCGGATTATTTACCGGCGAGCGCGTGGACAAGGACAGCGCCCGAGTTGAGGCTTACGGTAATGTGGATGAAATTAATTCGGCTTTGGGACTGGCACGGGTGTGGTGCGAAAAGGCCGAAGTGCGCGAGGAATTGCTCGTCTTGCAAAAGCTTTTGATGCTGATTATGGCTGAACTGGCCAGTTTGAGTGACAGCGCCGCCTATATAACCGCCGAACATGTGCAGAAGCTGGAGGCTGTCATTGACAAGTTTGAGCAACAGCTGCCGCCGCTTAAAAATTTCTTGATACCTGGCGGCACGAAAGGCGGTGCGTTTCTGGATTTGGCCAGGACTACCACCCGGCGGGCCGAACGGCAGGTCTGGCGGTTAGTTAAACAAGAGCCGGTCAGTGAGCATTTAATTATCGCCTTGAACCGTCTTTCCGATTTGTGTTTTGTGTTGATGCGCTTTGAGGAACAGGAATTAAACTAA